The following proteins are encoded in a genomic region of Streptomyces gobiensis:
- the pheT gene encoding phenylalanine--tRNA ligase subunit beta, whose translation MRAPLSWLREYVDLPAGETGRDVAAKLIAAGLEVETVDQLGAGLKGPLVVGKVLAIEELTEFKKPIRWCQVDVGEANGTGEPQNLICGATNFEIGDKVVVVLPGAVLPGDFKIAARKTYGRVSEGMICSAAELGMGDDHDGIIVLPPEYEAGTDAIELLELVDEVLDIAVTPDRGYCLSMRGIARETATAYGLPLRDPALLDVPPPNSYGPPVKVADPAGCDQFTARAVTGLRPEVRSPVWLRRRLQKAGMRPISLAVDITNYVMLELGQPLHAYDRSRIDGAIGVRRAEPGEKITTLDGVKRVLDPEDLVIADNTGPIGLAGVMGGANTEIADETGKSEGTREIVIEAAHFDPIAVARTARRHKLSSEASKRFERGVDPQAASAAAQRTVDLLVLLAGGTAEAGVTEVVAPSGPRTIKVAADHADRVAGVEYGRETVVRRLQQVGCDVYGSDELTVTVPSWRPDLTDPNDLAEEVIRLEGYEELPSTLPKPPAGRGLTERQRLHRRVGRALAGAGYVEALNYPFISEGVFDQLQLGSDDPCRRVVKLVNPLSDEEPALRTRLLPGLLAALRRNDGRGSHDLALFETGLVFQPRADAPAAVRLPVDSRPTDEEIAALDAALPEQPRHAAAVLAGAREQAGWWGKGRPADWADAIEAARTIAREAGAELIVAKGEYGPWHPGRCAALSVRVDGAERLIGFAGELHPRVTKAFGLPARTCAMELDLDMVERAGTGPVTAQKVSTFPVATQDVALVVDSAVPAAEVESALRDGAGELLESLRLFDVFTGEQLGEGKKSLAYALRFRAADRTLTADEASAARAAAVAVAVERIGAELRGA comes from the coding sequence ATGCGGGCCCCGCTTTCCTGGCTGCGGGAGTACGTCGACCTGCCGGCCGGTGAGACCGGCCGCGACGTCGCGGCGAAACTGATCGCCGCCGGGCTGGAGGTCGAGACCGTCGACCAGCTCGGCGCCGGGCTCAAGGGCCCGCTGGTCGTCGGCAAGGTCCTCGCCATCGAGGAGCTGACCGAGTTCAAGAAGCCGATCCGCTGGTGCCAGGTGGACGTCGGTGAGGCCAATGGCACCGGGGAGCCGCAGAACCTCATCTGCGGTGCGACGAACTTCGAGATCGGCGACAAGGTCGTCGTCGTGCTCCCCGGCGCCGTGCTGCCCGGAGACTTCAAGATCGCCGCGCGGAAGACCTACGGCAGGGTCTCCGAGGGCATGATCTGCTCGGCCGCCGAGCTCGGCATGGGCGACGATCACGACGGCATCATTGTGCTGCCGCCGGAGTACGAGGCCGGCACCGACGCCATCGAGCTGCTGGAGCTCGTCGACGAGGTGCTCGACATCGCCGTCACCCCCGACCGCGGCTACTGTCTGTCGATGCGCGGCATCGCCCGGGAGACCGCCACCGCCTACGGGCTGCCGCTGCGCGACCCGGCGCTGCTGGACGTACCGCCGCCGAACAGTTACGGCCCCCCGGTCAAGGTCGCCGACCCGGCCGGCTGCGACCAGTTCACCGCCCGTGCCGTCACCGGGCTGCGCCCCGAGGTCCGGTCCCCGGTCTGGCTGCGGCGCCGGCTGCAGAAGGCCGGAATGCGCCCCATCTCCCTCGCCGTCGACATCACCAACTATGTGATGCTCGAGCTGGGCCAGCCGCTGCACGCGTACGACCGCAGCCGCATCGACGGTGCGATCGGGGTGCGCCGCGCTGAGCCGGGCGAGAAGATCACCACCCTGGACGGCGTCAAGCGGGTGCTCGACCCCGAGGATCTGGTCATCGCCGACAACACCGGTCCCATCGGGCTGGCCGGTGTGATGGGCGGAGCCAATACCGAGATCGCCGATGAGACCGGGAAGAGCGAAGGCACCCGCGAGATCGTGATCGAGGCGGCGCATTTCGACCCGATCGCCGTCGCCCGCACCGCCCGCCGTCACAAGCTGAGCTCGGAGGCGTCCAAGCGCTTTGAGCGTGGCGTCGACCCGCAGGCCGCGTCCGCCGCCGCCCAGCGCACCGTCGATCTGCTGGTGCTGCTGGCGGGCGGTACCGCTGAGGCCGGGGTCACCGAGGTGGTCGCGCCCAGCGGCCCCCGTACCATCAAGGTCGCCGCTGACCACGCCGACCGGGTGGCGGGTGTGGAGTACGGCCGGGAGACCGTCGTACGCCGCCTCCAGCAGGTCGGCTGCGATGTCTACGGCTCCGATGAGCTCACCGTCACCGTGCCCAGCTGGCGCCCCGATCTGACCGACCCCAATGACCTCGCCGAAGAGGTCATCCGGCTCGAGGGGTACGAAGAGTTGCCCTCGACGCTGCCGAAGCCTCCGGCGGGCCGTGGTCTGACCGAGCGGCAGCGGCTGCACCGCCGGGTCGGCCGCGCACTGGCCGGGGCGGGCTATGTGGAGGCGCTGAACTACCCGTTCATCAGCGAGGGCGTCTTCGACCAGCTCCAGCTGGGCTCCGATGACCCGTGCCGCCGGGTGGTCAAGCTCGTCAACCCGCTCTCCGACGAGGAGCCCGCGCTGCGCACCAGGCTGCTGCCGGGACTGCTCGCCGCGCTGCGCCGCAATGACGGCCGCGGCAGCCATGATCTGGCGCTCTTCGAGACCGGTCTGGTCTTCCAGCCGCGTGCGGACGCCCCCGCCGCGGTCCGGCTGCCGGTCGATTCCCGGCCCACCGACGAGGAGATCGCCGCACTGGACGCCGCGCTGCCCGAGCAGCCGCGGCACGCCGCCGCCGTGCTCGCCGGAGCGCGCGAGCAGGCCGGCTGGTGGGGCAAGGGCCGCCCGGCCGACTGGGCGGACGCCATCGAGGCGGCCCGCACCATCGCCCGTGAAGCCGGAGCCGAACTCATCGTCGCCAAGGGCGAGTACGGTCCCTGGCACCCCGGCCGCTGCGCGGCGCTGAGCGTCAGGGTGGACGGCGCCGAGCGGCTGATCGGCTTCGCCGGTGAGCTGCACCCGCGCGTCACCAAGGCGTTCGGCCTGCCGGCCCGTACCTGTGCGATGGAGCTGGACCTGGACATGGTCGAGCGGGCCGGTACCGGTCCGGTGACGGCTCAGAAGGTCTCCACCTTCCCGGTGGCCACTCAGGACGTGGCCCTGGTCGTGGACAGCGCTGTCCCGGCCGCCGAGGTCGAGTCGGCGCTCCGCGATGGCGCGGGTGAACTCCTCGAGTCGCTGCGGCTGTTCGACGTCTTCACCGGTGAACAGCTCGGTGAGGGCAAGAAATCGCTGGCCTACGCCCTGCGTTTCCGGGCAGCCGACCGCACTCTGACGGCCGATGAGGCCTCGGCGGCGCGTGCGGCCGCTGTGGCTGTCGCCGTGGAGCGCATCGGCGCGGAGCTGCGCGGCGCGTAA